A DNA window from Providencia huaxiensis contains the following coding sequences:
- a CDS encoding DUF6475 domain-containing protein, producing the protein MQEVDKREFAEVWGAAWAMYGKSVSPQLLSIAFEALRAYSIEEVRIGLTRHIQSPDTGQFFPKPADVIKHIDGNSGSRAMVAWNKVDKAVRQVGAWTSVMFDDALIHRVISDMGGWVELCKVDDREYPFKQKEFLTRYQAYLLRDEVGEYPRLLQGIADHQNQQKGFDMQAPVAVGDWSKAAQVYTRGIADFSAVPLKRISPKAIQALLGNQLEDKNEND; encoded by the coding sequence GTGCAGGAGGTTGATAAACGCGAGTTTGCTGAAGTTTGGGGAGCAGCTTGGGCCATGTATGGCAAAAGCGTATCACCACAATTGCTATCCATCGCATTTGAAGCCCTTCGTGCTTATAGCATTGAAGAAGTGCGAATCGGTCTGACTCGGCATATTCAATCACCGGATACTGGGCAATTTTTTCCAAAGCCCGCTGACGTCATCAAGCATATCGACGGCAACTCAGGTTCAAGAGCCATGGTTGCTTGGAACAAAGTTGACAAGGCTGTTCGTCAGGTTGGCGCTTGGACATCCGTGATGTTTGACGATGCGCTTATCCACCGCGTGATTTCAGACATGGGTGGATGGGTTGAACTCTGCAAGGTTGATGACAGGGAATACCCCTTTAAGCAAAAAGAGTTTTTAACACGCTACCAGGCTTACTTGCTACGGGACGAAGTGGGTGAATACCCAAGGCTATTACAGGGTATTGCAGACCATCAGAACCAGCAAAAAGGATTTGATATGCAAGCGCCTGTTGCCGTAGGCGACTGGTCAAAAGCGGCACAAGTTTATACGAGAGGCATCGCCGACTTTAGCGCAGTGCCATTAAAAAGAATAAGCCCGAAAGCCATTCAGGCGCTTCTCGGAAATCAATTAGAGGACAAAAATGAAAACGATTAA
- a CDS encoding helix-turn-helix domain-containing protein — MEVFKTTQKHLRRAIDLVGGQSALARAINSKQQNVWFWLNKSGRVPAEFVLPIEQATQGQVTRSQLRPDIYPECPSELKASNQ; from the coding sequence ATGGAAGTGTTCAAAACGACACAAAAACATCTCCGCCGTGCCATTGACTTGGTCGGCGGGCAATCAGCATTAGCAAGAGCCATCAACTCAAAACAGCAAAACGTCTGGTTTTGGTTGAATAAATCAGGGCGTGTTCCCGCTGAATTCGTTTTACCCATCGAACAAGCTACGCAAGGACAGGTAACCCGATCTCAGTTAAGACCGGACATCTATCCCGAATGCCCAAGCGAGCTGAAAGCCAGTAACCAGTAG
- the prfC gene encoding peptide chain release factor 3: protein MANQDFLNEINKRRTFAIISHPDAGKTTITEKVLLFGHAIQRAGTVKGRGSNQHAKSDWMEMEKQRGISITTSVMQFPYNDCLVNLLDTPGHEDFSEDTYRTLTAVDCCLMVIDSGKGVEDRTRKLMEVTRLRDTPILTFMNKLDRDIRDPMELMDEVENELKIACCPITWPIGCGKLFKGVYHLLRDETILYQTGQGHTIQEIRIIKGLNNPDLDAAVGDELAAQLRDELELVQGASHEFDHDAFLQGELTPVFFGTALGNFGVDHMLDGLVEWAPQPQPRQTDLRQVNATEEKFTGFVFKIQANMDPKHRDRVAFMRIVSGTYEKGMKLRQVRIKKDVVISDALTFMAGDRSQVENAYAGDIIGLHNHGTIQIGDTFTQGEELKFTGIPNFAPELFRRIRLRDPLKQKQLLKGLVQLSEEGAVQVFRPLTNNDLIVGAVGVLQFDVVVSRLKSEYNVEAIYEAVNVSTARWVECDDAKKLEEFKRKNEQNLALDGGDNLSYIAPTMVNLNLTSERYPDVKFRKTREH from the coding sequence ATGGCAAACCAAGATTTTCTTAATGAAATCAATAAGCGAAGGACCTTTGCTATCATCTCTCACCCCGATGCGGGTAAAACCACAATAACCGAAAAAGTGTTATTGTTTGGACACGCTATTCAACGTGCAGGTACGGTAAAAGGCCGTGGCTCTAACCAACACGCTAAATCCGACTGGATGGAAATGGAAAAGCAGCGTGGTATTTCGATTACCACCTCTGTCATGCAGTTTCCTTATAATGATTGTCTTGTTAACTTACTGGATACCCCAGGTCACGAAGACTTCTCTGAAGATACTTACCGTACATTAACAGCGGTTGACTGCTGCTTAATGGTGATTGACTCAGGTAAAGGGGTTGAAGACCGGACACGTAAGCTGATGGAAGTTACCCGTTTACGTGACACTCCAATCTTAACTTTCATGAATAAATTGGATCGTGATATTCGTGACCCAATGGAATTAATGGATGAAGTGGAAAATGAGCTGAAAATTGCTTGTTGTCCAATCACATGGCCTATCGGTTGTGGTAAATTATTCAAGGGTGTTTATCATTTATTACGCGATGAAACAATCCTATACCAAACAGGTCAAGGGCATACAATTCAAGAAATCCGTATTATTAAAGGGCTAAATAACCCGGATCTCGATGCAGCCGTAGGTGATGAACTAGCCGCGCAGTTACGCGATGAGCTGGAATTGGTTCAAGGGGCATCCCATGAGTTTGACCATGATGCCTTCTTGCAGGGGGAATTAACCCCAGTCTTTTTCGGAACAGCGTTAGGTAACTTTGGTGTTGACCATATGTTAGATGGTTTAGTGGAGTGGGCTCCGCAGCCGCAACCACGCCAAACAGATTTACGCCAAGTTAATGCGACAGAAGAAAAATTCACTGGCTTCGTGTTTAAAATTCAAGCCAATATGGACCCAAAACACCGTGACCGTGTTGCATTTATGCGTATTGTTTCAGGTACTTATGAGAAAGGCATGAAACTGCGCCAAGTCCGTATCAAAAAAGACGTAGTAATTTCCGATGCGTTAACTTTTATGGCGGGGGACCGCTCTCAGGTCGAAAACGCCTACGCAGGGGATATTATTGGGTTGCACAACCATGGCACGATCCAAATCGGTGATACCTTCACACAAGGTGAAGAACTCAAGTTTACGGGTATTCCAAACTTTGCCCCTGAATTATTCCGTCGTATTCGTTTACGTGACCCGCTAAAACAAAAACAACTGCTAAAAGGCCTCGTTCAGTTATCTGAAGAGGGGGCGGTACAGGTTTTCCGTCCGTTAACTAACAATGACTTAATTGTTGGTGCGGTAGGGGTGCTGCAGTTTGACGTGGTGGTTTCGCGTTTGAAAAGCGAATATAACGTTGAAGCTATTTATGAAGCTGTTAACGTTTCTACTGCGCGTTGGGTTGAGTGCGATGATGCGAAGAAACTTGAAGAGTTTAAGCGCAAAAATGAGCAAAACTTAGCCCTTGATGGTGGCGATAACTTATCTTATATCGCACCTACAATGGTGAATCTTAACCTCACCAGTGAACGCTACCCTGACGTTAAATTCCGCAAAACACGCGAACACTAA
- a CDS encoding NupC/NupG family nucleoside CNT transporter, whose product MSIIGMAVLIAIAILFSSNRRAIKLRTVGGAFLIQLAIGAFVLYVPAGRSVLQGMSDAVSKVIGYGQDGMSFIFGGLVSDKMFELFGGGGFIFAFRVLPIIVFFSSLIAVLYYLGIMQLVIKILGGGLQKVLGTSRTESLSATANIFVGQTEAPLVVRPYIATMTTSELFAIMCGGLASVAGSVLAGYAQMGVPMEYLIAASFMAAPGGLLFAKLMVPETEDVNDRVDATDLVAEDERPANIIDAAASGASSGMQLALNVGAMLLAFIALIALINGILGGIGGWFDYPQLSLELLLGWLFAPIAFLIGVPWSEATVAGSFIGQKIVVNEFVAFMNFGDYMKADAEVLAAGKQVLSDHTKAIISFALCGFANLSSVAILLGGLGGMAPNRRSEVARLGMKAVMAGTLSNLMSATIAGFFLTLGAAAVI is encoded by the coding sequence ATGAGTATTATCGGAATGGCGGTACTTATCGCGATAGCTATTCTATTTTCCAGCAATCGCCGAGCAATTAAACTCCGCACAGTCGGTGGTGCATTTTTAATTCAATTAGCCATTGGCGCATTTGTTCTTTATGTTCCTGCGGGGCGTAGTGTGCTTCAAGGGATGTCTGATGCGGTTTCTAAAGTTATTGGATATGGCCAAGATGGGATGAGTTTCATCTTCGGTGGCCTTGTTTCCGATAAAATGTTTGAACTGTTTGGCGGCGGTGGCTTTATTTTCGCTTTCCGTGTTCTGCCAATTATCGTTTTCTTCTCTTCATTAATTGCTGTGCTTTATTATTTGGGCATCATGCAGTTAGTGATTAAAATTCTTGGTGGTGGCCTGCAAAAAGTACTGGGAACCTCAAGAACCGAATCCTTATCTGCGACAGCGAATATCTTCGTAGGGCAAACGGAAGCGCCATTGGTTGTTCGCCCTTATATTGCAACAATGACCACATCAGAGCTGTTTGCCATCATGTGTGGTGGTTTAGCTTCTGTCGCGGGTTCAGTTTTGGCGGGCTATGCACAAATGGGTGTGCCTATGGAATACCTGATCGCCGCCTCCTTTATGGCCGCTCCAGGTGGTTTATTATTCGCTAAACTGATGGTTCCAGAAACGGAAGATGTGAACGATCGGGTTGATGCAACCGATTTAGTTGCTGAAGATGAGCGCCCAGCCAATATCATTGATGCAGCAGCATCTGGTGCATCATCAGGGATGCAACTGGCACTGAACGTGGGTGCAATGTTATTAGCTTTTATCGCATTGATTGCGTTGATTAATGGCATCTTAGGTGGCATTGGTGGTTGGTTTGATTATCCACAATTATCACTTGAATTATTATTAGGTTGGTTATTTGCACCGATTGCCTTCTTAATTGGTGTACCGTGGAGTGAAGCGACAGTCGCGGGTTCTTTTATCGGTCAAAAAATTGTCGTGAATGAATTTGTTGCCTTTATGAACTTTGGTGATTATATGAAGGCAGATGCAGAAGTGCTGGCAGCGGGTAAACAAGTGCTTTCTGATCATACTAAAGCGATTATTTCGTTCGCATTATGTGGGTTTGCTAACCTTTCATCCGTCGCTATCTTACTCGGTGGTTTAGGGGGCATGGCGCCAAATCGTCGTAGTGAGGTTGCTCGTTTAGGTATGAAAGCGGTTATGGCGGGTACCCTGTCTAATTTAATGAGTGCAACCATCGCAGGCTTTTTCTTGACGTTAGGCGCAGCGGCAGTCATTTAA
- a CDS encoding lytic transglycosylase domain-containing protein: MSASTSVYAFPGYQWEKAAQSVGIDPVMLYAVALAESASHRGLNMTSPWPYAIRNGSNATYAKSKTEAEQLLNQALQETEKYQLDIGLMQINLHWHGHRVSSAAELLDPITNLTVGSSILAEAIKSSPNDLELGIGRYHSWNEDRARWYGQRVLSIYRNILHELEVRQ; this comes from the coding sequence ATGTCCGCAAGCACTTCAGTCTATGCGTTTCCGGGCTATCAGTGGGAAAAAGCAGCACAAAGCGTTGGTATTGATCCAGTCATGCTCTACGCCGTTGCCTTGGCTGAGTCGGCCTCACATCGTGGTCTCAACATGACCAGTCCATGGCCATACGCAATTCGCAATGGTTCAAACGCAACCTACGCCAAATCTAAGACAGAAGCAGAGCAACTGTTAAACCAGGCACTGCAAGAGACTGAAAAATATCAGCTCGATATTGGCCTTATGCAAATCAATTTGCATTGGCATGGGCATCGGGTGAGCTCAGCAGCGGAACTGCTAGACCCCATCACCAACCTTACGGTCGGCTCAAGTATTTTGGCCGAAGCAATCAAGTCTTCACCAAATGATTTAGAGCTTGGCATAGGCCGCTATCACAGTTGGAACGAAGATCGTGCACGCTGGTATGGGCAAAGAGTGCTTTCTATCTATCGCAATATTTTACATGAACTGGAGGTCCGTCAATGA
- the deoC gene encoding deoxyribose-phosphate aldolase, translating into MTDLKAAAQRALSLMDLTTLNDDDTDAKVIALCHQAKSPAGNTAAICIYPRFIPIARKTLREQGTPDVRIATVTNFPHGNDDIDIALAETKAAIAYGADEVDVVFPYRALIAGNEQIGFDLVKACKDACAAANVLLKVIIETGELKDAALIRKASEISIKAGADFIKTSTGKVPVNATLESAEIMMQVIHDMGVEKTVGFKPAGGVRTAEEAAEYLALAGRILGDNWADSRHFRFGASSLLANLLNTLGFDVKKSSSSY; encoded by the coding sequence ATGACTGATTTAAAAGCGGCCGCACAACGCGCGCTGTCCCTTATGGATTTAACCACTTTAAATGATGACGATACCGATGCAAAAGTCATCGCACTGTGTCATCAGGCGAAAAGCCCAGCAGGCAATACGGCAGCAATCTGTATTTACCCTCGTTTCATTCCAATTGCACGTAAAACATTACGTGAACAAGGCACTCCAGATGTGCGTATTGCAACGGTCACAAATTTCCCACACGGTAACGATGATATTGATATCGCATTAGCTGAAACTAAAGCGGCGATTGCTTACGGTGCAGATGAAGTTGACGTTGTTTTCCCTTATCGTGCACTGATTGCCGGTAATGAACAAATTGGTTTTGACTTAGTGAAAGCCTGTAAAGACGCTTGTGCAGCTGCCAATGTGTTGTTGAAAGTGATCATTGAAACAGGTGAATTAAAAGATGCAGCGTTAATCCGTAAAGCGTCTGAAATTTCGATTAAAGCGGGTGCTGATTTTATTAAAACCTCTACGGGTAAAGTGCCTGTTAATGCAACTTTAGAAAGTGCAGAAATCATGATGCAAGTCATCCATGATATGGGCGTTGAAAAAACAGTGGGCTTTAAGCCAGCTGGTGGTGTACGTACCGCAGAAGAAGCCGCTGAATACTTAGCGTTAGCGGGACGAATTTTAGGTGACAATTGGGCTGATAGCCGCCACTTCCGTTTTGGGGCTTCTAGCTTATTAGCAAATTTATTAAATACGCTGGGTTTTGACGTTAAAAAATCAAGCAGCAGCTATTAA
- a CDS encoding BON domain-containing protein produces the protein MKKAKLLSWLGVIGLSWALAACSSSSDSALKKQASDTWDSASKTVEMAGKDTGNAISSGAKNTGEYIDDSAITADVKGKLLGTKGISSNSVSVKTVNGVVYLSGFVKSADQMDKITQVTSQVNGVKSVQNGLVIAN, from the coding sequence ATGAAAAAAGCAAAACTATTGAGTTGGTTAGGAGTTATTGGGTTGAGCTGGGCACTCGCGGCTTGTAGCTCATCATCTGATAGTGCTTTGAAAAAACAAGCTTCAGATACGTGGGACAGTGCATCTAAGACAGTTGAAATGGCAGGTAAAGATACTGGAAATGCTATTTCGAGTGGCGCTAAAAATACCGGCGAGTACATTGATGACTCAGCGATTACTGCTGATGTAAAAGGGAAATTACTGGGTACGAAAGGTATATCGAGTAACAGCGTATCAGTTAAAACCGTCAATGGTGTTGTTTACTTATCAGGTTTTGTTAAATCAGCCGATCAAATGGATAAAATTACCCAAGTTACATCGCAAGTTAATGGGGTTAAATCGGTACAAAATGGTTTAGTGATTGCTAACTAA
- a CDS encoding TatD family hydrolase, with the protein MAELQFIDTHCHFDFPPFSDSFTESLKLAQQSGVSDIVIPTVSVDNFERVWQLAQQYPQLHAAMGFHPLYLSQFQEQHIDILTDYLTEKNKKCVAIGEIGLDLYMQNPQFERQQEVLSAQLKLAKQFDLPVILHSRKSHDPLAAMLRRFEVPARGVVHGFAGSLSQAQAFVKLGYYIGVGGTITYERANKTRHVMSQLPLASLLFETDAPDMPVSGFQGEPNRPERIEWVFRSLCELRHESPEEIAQQLYNNSLSLFNLTK; encoded by the coding sequence ATGGCTGAGCTTCAATTTATCGATACCCATTGCCATTTTGATTTTCCACCCTTTAGTGACTCTTTTACTGAAAGCTTGAAGCTTGCTCAGCAAAGTGGCGTGAGCGATATTGTCATTCCTACGGTGAGTGTGGATAATTTTGAGCGTGTTTGGCAACTGGCACAGCAGTACCCGCAGCTCCATGCTGCTATGGGTTTTCATCCATTATATTTAAGTCAGTTTCAAGAACAACATATTGATATATTGACTGATTATCTAACTGAAAAAAATAAAAAATGTGTAGCGATAGGCGAAATTGGGCTTGATCTCTATATGCAAAACCCGCAATTTGAACGCCAGCAAGAGGTGTTGTCCGCACAATTAAAGTTAGCGAAACAGTTTGATTTACCCGTTATTTTGCATTCACGAAAAAGCCATGACCCATTAGCAGCGATGTTACGTCGTTTTGAGGTCCCTGCTCGTGGTGTCGTACATGGCTTTGCTGGCAGCCTATCTCAAGCGCAAGCCTTTGTTAAACTTGGTTATTATATTGGTGTGGGTGGAACCATTACTTATGAAAGAGCGAATAAAACTCGCCATGTGATGTCCCAACTTCCTTTGGCTTCATTATTATTCGAAACGGACGCCCCCGATATGCCTGTTTCGGGTTTCCAAGGTGAGCCAAATCGGCCTGAACGTATTGAGTGGGTTTTTCGTTCATTATGTGAGCTTCGCCACGAATCCCCTGAAGAAATAGCCCAACAACTTTACAACAATAGCTTGTCGTTATTTAATCTCACCAAATAA
- a CDS encoding patatin-like phospholipase family protein codes for MGKHVSVTLGTIEPLAFFDNINSGKTALICEGGGQRGIFTAGVLDEFLISDFNPFDLMIGTSAGAQNLSAYICGQAGYARRVITRYTTNSAFFNPLRFIRGGHLIDLDWLVDTTAKEFPLRIQAGLDLLDSGREFYMGASRSDDFSAAFLQPDADTWLDIIRASSAIPGFYREGVELDGTLYQDGGISAAIPVEEAYRRGAETIVVIRTVPSQMYFTPEWVKRMTRWLEGENNGLQRMAAMLKVHLKSYRKTQEFIENPPKDVQVFEIYPPVPLKSSALGSKVSSLNQDYHTGRRCGRYFIAALGDAFDHSTNRFRHTLAQKIESNPLDIQLEPQVPSELIPELVTEPVSSVPLAAISANESRDG; via the coding sequence ATGGGAAAACACGTTTCAGTTACACTCGGCACGATTGAGCCGCTTGCATTCTTTGATAATATCAACTCGGGAAAAACGGCTCTGATTTGTGAAGGTGGCGGCCAACGAGGGATTTTTACTGCAGGTGTACTGGATGAGTTTCTTATCTCTGATTTCAACCCTTTTGATCTGATGATTGGTACTTCTGCAGGAGCTCAAAACCTTTCTGCGTATATTTGTGGGCAAGCGGGCTACGCACGTCGCGTGATCACACGCTATACAACCAATTCAGCATTTTTTAATCCCTTGCGTTTTATTCGAGGTGGCCATCTGATTGATTTAGATTGGCTAGTCGATACCACAGCAAAAGAATTTCCATTACGTATACAAGCAGGGCTCGATTTATTAGATTCAGGCCGTGAATTCTATATGGGGGCAAGTCGCAGTGATGATTTTTCTGCGGCCTTCTTACAGCCTGATGCCGACACTTGGTTGGATATCATTCGTGCGTCCAGCGCGATCCCGGGTTTTTATCGGGAAGGCGTCGAACTTGATGGCACTTTATATCAGGATGGCGGTATTAGTGCTGCGATCCCAGTTGAAGAGGCATATCGTCGTGGCGCAGAGACCATTGTTGTGATCCGTACCGTTCCCTCCCAAATGTATTTTACCCCTGAATGGGTGAAAAGAATGACTCGGTGGTTGGAAGGGGAAAATAATGGCCTACAACGTATGGCCGCTATGCTGAAAGTTCATCTGAAAAGTTACCGTAAAACGCAAGAATTTATTGAAAACCCACCAAAAGATGTACAGGTCTTTGAGATTTATCCACCTGTTCCACTGAAAAGCAGTGCGCTGGGTAGTAAGGTGTCTTCACTTAATCAAGATTACCATACGGGTCGCCGGTGTGGCCGCTATTTTATTGCAGCACTGGGTGACGCATTTGACCACAGTACAAATCGCTTTAGACATACCTTGGCACAGAAAATTGAGTCGAATCCATTAGATATTCAGCTTGAGCCTCAAGTACCGAGTGAGCTCATTCCTGAATTGGTGACTGAGCCTGTCTCTTCAGTGCCTCTGGCTGCAATATCAGCAAATGAGAGCCGTGATGGCTGA
- a CDS encoding LexA family protein — translation MKTLSERLNHALQLTGVTQSELARRIGIKQQSISQICSGKSARSRYTMQIAEALRVNAHWLATGDGEIGLGVGNVEVGPDIKGRIPLINWVQAGDWTEIAEGFAHEDAEEWREVTGKAHEGCFALRVKGDSMENPSGKKSIPEGAVIVVDPELPYSSGSLVVARLDDSKEATFKQLVIDGEQKYLKPLNPQYPAIPINGNCTIIGVVRQAIIDFW, via the coding sequence ATGAAAACTTTATCCGAACGACTAAACCATGCCTTGCAGCTTACTGGGGTAACTCAGTCTGAGTTGGCTCGTCGCATTGGTATCAAACAGCAGTCGATCAGCCAGATTTGCTCTGGTAAATCGGCTAGGTCTCGTTACACCATGCAGATCGCGGAGGCGCTTCGCGTGAATGCTCATTGGCTCGCCACAGGTGATGGCGAGATTGGCTTGGGGGTCGGTAATGTAGAAGTCGGGCCTGATATTAAGGGAAGAATTCCTCTCATTAACTGGGTTCAGGCCGGTGATTGGACTGAAATAGCGGAGGGATTTGCCCATGAAGATGCTGAGGAGTGGCGTGAAGTCACTGGGAAAGCACATGAGGGTTGTTTCGCACTTCGCGTAAAAGGCGACAGTATGGAAAATCCAAGCGGAAAAAAATCCATACCTGAGGGGGCAGTGATCGTTGTTGATCCTGAGTTACCTTACTCTTCAGGTTCATTGGTTGTTGCGCGTTTGGATGATTCGAAAGAAGCAACCTTTAAGCAGTTGGTTATTGATGGTGAACAGAAGTATCTAAAACCTTTGAACCCGCAATACCCTGCAATACCGATCAACGGCAACTGCACCATCATCGGTGTAGTACGACAAGCTATCATCGATTTCTGGTAG
- the deoA gene encoding thymidine phosphorylase, whose translation MFLAQEIIRKKRDGKPLSEEEIRFFINGVRDNSVSEGQIAALAMTIYFNDMTMPERVALTLAMRDSGTVLNWKSLNLNGPLVDKHSTGGVGDVTSLMLGPMVAACGGYVPMISGRGLGHTGGTLDKLEAIPNFDIFPDDVRFRDIIKDVGVAIIGQTNSLAPADKRFYATRDITATVDSIPLITASILGKKLAEGLDALVMDVKVGSGAFMPTYEKSEQLAESIVKVANGAGCKTTALLTDMNEVLASSAGNAVEVREAVQFLTGEYRNPRLYEVTMALCVEMLVSGSLAANREEARQKLQAVLDNGKAAEVFGRMVAAQKGPVDFVENYNKYLPTAVLSKAVYAPQDGIITQMDTRALGMSVVTLGGGRRKATDPIDYSVGLSDIAALGAKVDTQTPLAIIHANSEKAWEEAAKEVREAMVIGDKAPEATPMVYRQISE comes from the coding sequence GTGTTTCTGGCACAAGAAATTATCCGTAAAAAACGCGATGGTAAGCCATTAAGTGAAGAAGAAATTCGTTTCTTTATCAATGGAGTTCGTGATAACTCAGTTTCAGAAGGTCAAATTGCTGCATTGGCAATGACTATCTATTTTAATGATATGACCATGCCTGAGCGTGTTGCATTGACATTAGCAATGCGTGATTCAGGAACGGTTCTGAACTGGAAATCACTCAACCTCAACGGCCCATTAGTTGATAAACACTCAACGGGCGGCGTGGGTGATGTGACTTCACTGATGCTTGGTCCAATGGTTGCAGCTTGTGGTGGCTATGTACCGATGATCTCAGGCCGTGGTCTAGGCCACACTGGTGGGACATTAGATAAGCTTGAAGCGATCCCTAATTTCGATATCTTCCCAGATGATGTCCGTTTCCGTGACATTATCAAAGATGTCGGGGTGGCAATTATTGGGCAAACTAACTCATTGGCGCCTGCTGATAAACGTTTTTATGCGACCCGTGATATTACCGCGACAGTGGACTCAATTCCGCTAATTACGGCTTCAATTTTAGGCAAAAAACTGGCTGAAGGCCTTGATGCTCTAGTGATGGACGTTAAAGTCGGCTCTGGTGCATTTATGCCAACGTATGAGAAGTCAGAACAGCTAGCAGAGTCTATTGTTAAAGTAGCCAATGGGGCGGGTTGTAAAACGACCGCATTATTGACTGACATGAATGAAGTGTTGGCATCCAGTGCAGGTAACGCAGTTGAAGTACGTGAAGCGGTTCAATTCTTAACGGGTGAATACCGTAATCCACGCCTTTATGAAGTTACCATGGCATTATGCGTAGAAATGTTAGTGTCTGGTTCATTAGCTGCAAACCGCGAAGAAGCGCGCCAAAAATTACAAGCAGTATTAGATAATGGTAAAGCGGCAGAAGTGTTTGGTCGCATGGTTGCCGCTCAAAAAGGGCCTGTTGATTTTGTTGAAAACTACAACAAATATCTGCCAACAGCCGTGCTGAGCAAAGCCGTTTATGCACCTCAAGACGGTATTATCACGCAAATGGATACACGTGCACTGGGTATGTCTGTCGTGACTTTAGGTGGTGGTCGTCGTAAAGCGACAGACCCAATTGATTATAGCGTTGGTTTAAGCGATATCGCTGCGTTAGGTGCCAAAGTGGATACCCAGACGCCACTGGCAATTATCCATGCAAATAGTGAAAAAGCGTGGGAAGAAGCGGCGAAGGAAGTGCGCGAAGCGATGGTGATTGGAGACAAGGCACCTGAAGCGACACCTATGGTTTATCGCCAAATCAGCGAATAA